The proteins below are encoded in one region of Treponema sp. J25:
- a CDS encoding serine/threonine-protein kinase yields the protein MENDMWHAHDEILGTYILQEKLSDTSCFEQWVALAMYSPHRFLLRFLKKDVPDHCTGALKNEIFSLYHYSAEGIIPIVEVETVETQLVISSEYRDELPLRDVVPSDLPLDEKFLFALALRLARTLSFFHSHGLYWGGLLPEGLWVRKKVPRPEDFFFLPPGYAVLLPFLLQKNLIGSEDLPLLAPEIREGKAVSVEGDIYSLGALLRLFGLTEYLHPELFAILSRCSEPNPSQRYRSLEDMIRDLEAWGEKQGIVQPYGSFNSYQKERDGGDKKERGGTTLVQEGGYPLPQSEPRTEVLHYFQALSETYRSRYGYEGEEKNVLPTAPIQNRALKSLPPRAPQNVVLSHQEKGPHPKEEPPPSGWEDPEIADTRTMEKGGINGGTLLPSAENPSSREGTTDGVVFSASERVSFVEQGGMPFAHPSSEGEFIAFRWERNRVLLQEIEKVLEGVVRRARSGRGDLRFIVTSDVLFLKQTIEASDFWSQFRQKVRLIVIEPASPSENTLTVPDFVRSLVGGIERFLAQESSRQRKHLAKVLREACENSEIETQETTAKVASPLVSSNGSFSLQRCSEIFQDPRWVASCLVPLSTPRKPLFLMWWCPIAWDSSLASYIQKLIPFVLERPLCFWVWTETTPSGIP from the coding sequence ATGGAAAATGATATGTGGCACGCACATGATGAAATTCTGGGAACCTATATCCTCCAGGAAAAATTATCCGATACATCCTGTTTTGAACAGTGGGTTGCCCTGGCGATGTATTCGCCCCATCGTTTTTTGCTGCGGTTCTTAAAAAAAGATGTCCCTGATCATTGCACTGGAGCGTTAAAAAACGAAATTTTCTCCCTCTATCACTATTCGGCAGAAGGAATTATTCCTATTGTAGAGGTAGAAACCGTAGAAACCCAACTGGTGATTTCCAGTGAATATCGGGATGAACTTCCCTTAAGAGATGTGGTCCCCTCGGACCTTCCTCTTGATGAGAAATTTCTCTTTGCCCTTGCTCTGCGGCTTGCCCGGACCCTCTCTTTTTTTCATAGCCACGGGCTGTACTGGGGGGGGCTTTTGCCAGAGGGCCTGTGGGTGCGAAAGAAAGTCCCCCGGCCAGAGGATTTCTTTTTCCTTCCCCCGGGCTATGCGGTGCTTCTCCCATTTTTACTACAAAAAAATCTGATAGGATCTGAGGATTTACCCTTATTGGCGCCGGAAATCCGGGAAGGCAAAGCAGTTTCGGTGGAGGGGGATATCTATTCCTTGGGGGCTCTCTTGCGCCTCTTTGGACTGACTGAATACCTCCATCCAGAATTGTTTGCCATTCTTTCTCGCTGTAGCGAACCTAACCCTTCTCAACGGTATCGTTCCCTGGAAGATATGATCCGGGATCTGGAAGCTTGGGGCGAAAAGCAAGGAATAGTGCAACCATATGGTTCCTTCAATAGCTATCAAAAGGAAAGGGATGGGGGTGATAAAAAGGAAAGAGGAGGGACCACCCTAGTGCAAGAGGGGGGATATCCTCTGCCCCAATCGGAACCCCGAACAGAGGTGCTCCACTATTTTCAGGCCCTTTCAGAGACCTATCGTTCCCGTTATGGATATGAAGGGGAGGAAAAAAATGTCTTGCCCACAGCGCCAATCCAGAATAGGGCGTTAAAATCCCTTCCCCCCAGGGCCCCGCAGAACGTGGTCCTGTCCCATCAAGAAAAGGGGCCCCATCCGAAGGAGGAGCCCCCTCCTTCCGGCTGGGAAGACCCTGAAATAGCCGATACGAGGACCATGGAGAAAGGGGGTATAAACGGCGGGACTTTGCTGCCCTCCGCGGAAAACCCCTCTTCTCGGGAAGGGACCACAGATGGTGTAGTTTTCTCAGCCAGCGAACGGGTCTCTTTTGTAGAGCAAGGGGGAATGCCTTTTGCGCATCCTTCGTCAGAGGGAGAGTTCATCGCATTTCGCTGGGAGCGGAATCGGGTACTTCTGCAGGAGATAGAAAAGGTTCTCGAGGGGGTAGTACGCCGGGCCCGTTCTGGGCGGGGAGATCTACGATTCATCGTTACGTCCGATGTTCTTTTTCTTAAACAAACTATAGAGGCGTCCGATTTTTGGTCTCAGTTTCGGCAAAAGGTAAGGCTTATTGTGATAGAACCTGCCTCGCCCTCTGAAAATACCCTTACGGTACCTGATTTTGTTCGTTCCCTCGTAGGGGGTATAGAAAGATTTCTTGCCCAGGAATCCTCTCGACAACGAAAACATCTTGCAAAGGTTCTCAGAGAAGCCTGTGAAAACTCTGAGATAGAAACACAGGAGACAACGGCGAAAGTTGCCTCTCCTCTTGTTTCTTCGAATGGTTCATTTTCTTTGCAACGATGCTCAGAAATTTTTCAGGATCCCCGCTGGGTGGCTTCCTGTCTAGTTCCCCTTTCCACTCCGAGAAAACCCCTCTTTTTGATGTGGTGGTGCCCTATCGCATGGGATAGCTCCCTGGCCTCTTATATACAAAAGCTCATTCCTTTTGTTCTCGAGCGACCTCTTTGTTTCTGGGTATGGACCGAAACTACCCCTTCTGGGATCCCGTAA